The Arabidopsis thaliana chromosome 5, partial sequence genomic interval ACTAGAGGGCTGAGATGCCTagacaaaaatattagataaACAAGATTAGATAACCatatttttattgactttaGATAATGAATTAACAACACATAATGAACTAAAATAAATGACAACTTACCAACCAATATTGAAAGCAAGAGCCCTTTCAACTGCTTCTTTATCAGCATTAGAAGCACTGTCATATGGCTCGAACCAATAAGGAGACAACACTATGCCTATCTTGGAATCTTGCGAAATCTGTTTTACAAATACAATCAATTTAAACACCAGTTCCTTTGCATTTATTCAATTCCTTTTCTtagattaaataaaacaaaccaatcaaCTCTTTTTTGAATTGgatattcatattatttttaaactacTATATTTTAGAAAGACATAGTTACGTTTTAATACCTTGTCACATTTCCTGAACTCTTCAACAGCAGCAGCGTGAGCGAGAAGAAGGTGGTGGGAGACTAAATAAGGCTCCGTGCCCGAGTCACCGGCGATACATAAACTGTTTACCCATTTAGAACATCGACCCATTGCCTTATTACCCGCATCATAACCCGAAACGCTATAAACATATGGCTCGTTGAAAGTTGTCCACATACTGACCTTGTCCCCAAACTCTTGGAAACAAAATCTGGCATAGTTTCGAAAATCATCTctgtatatatgaaaaaacaacaaaaatgtcagaagaacaatttttaaaactcataCATGGTATGCATAGCATGTATGGATAACGATTTTTACTTACATGATTCGAGGACTTAAAAAGCTACCATACTCATCATCAAGAGCTTGAGGGATATCCCAGTGATAAATTGTTACAAAAGGTTTGATACCTGCATgtatgtttaaatatatagtgTGATGAGTAACATTGCAAACTACACAAAATTAAGAGTTGATGTGTAAATTGATTATGCATATGATTCTGACCGTTCTCGATAAGTTCATCAATAAGATTCTTGTAGAATTGAACACCTTCTTTATTGACCCCATCACTTAGTTTTCCACCTGTAAATTAAAAACTCgaaaatgtaaattaaaaattcttaTAGAATAATTAGTCCATCCTAAGAAAGTAGGAGATCTAAGAAAAGTTCATTCTAAAAGGTTGttataaatagaaattatACTTACTTGGTAATATTCTTGACCAGGACAGGGAAAATCTGAAACTATCCATATTCATTTCCTTTATTAGTTTGATGTCTTCCTGCTCATTTAGTCCATTTACATTAATATAAGTCATTGCattcaggaaaaaaaaaagtaaggtAAAGCTTGATTATTCAGATATTCATATGCCCCACACATAATATTTCTGAAAAGTATGCACTTTTTTCCCATTTATAAAAGCATGCACGAACCTTATAACGATGGTAAAAATCAACGGCAACATCTCCATTGTCCATGTTCGTCCTTTCTGCAAAAACATTACttactatttttaattgatctttatatgaatataacctttgaacaaaaataattaatagaaaaatttaaCAACATGGATGAAGTAGAAAGTGAACCTGGAAATGCATGTGTGAAATTGTCCCATATGCTTAGACTCCTCCCTCCTTCTTCTACTGCACCTTCATACTGCATTTCGTATACGCTTACGTAAATATAACTCAATACGGTTTTAACTATTTCTAAACTATGTAATTTAcgattcaaaaaagaaaaagaatattttcttttaatctatATACAGAATGCtagttttaaaatgaattaaaaaggGTTATTGagaccaaacacaaaaaaaaaggttattgAGACATGACCCTAAGACCAGTCCGAAATATAGTTGCACTTGTGAAACCTATTGTTACAAGCAGCATCATTCGTACATTACATAAAGTATAACTAACGAACCTGATAAGCGGAAGAGGcaacaccaaaatcaaaatgagGAGGGAAGCTATAACGATTTAGAGGAGTTGTAGAAAATCTTAAAGATCTGCCCTGTGCAACATCCCATGATGCTACACATAGTGTGATTACTAGTGCAATGAGCTTAATTGCCATATTCCTTGACGTTAATTAGTTATAACAAATTCTtagttttgcttttatttgaGAGAGACTGAAGATGTTTAGAGGAATTTGAGAAATGTTAATGCATCCATTTTCTCTTATATAGAGAAAGAGGTAGCTAGGGCACACGCGTCCTATTGAATctttaaaatagtatttttttgttagcaattaaataatcatttctTGACTGAACTGGGTTGCCTTTTAACGACTAAATGAAGTTCAAGTGGAATGATTCAAACGGTTATTTCCATTTTGTGTTGGtgctttttaagaaaacactaTTGCAGCATATCGCGCCAACTACGTAAACACAGAACAagtattttgatatattttattacGCAACATCAATAAGAGGAAAAGCTTATTTTAGAAGACTTACCAAGGTGTGTGTTTCAAAATGTCTCGGTCGCGTGTATTAGAAAACGTGTACGAGATTtgtcaacaaaacaatattcttgAAGTTTATTACTagttgaaaaagttaaaagaatgaagattaaataattacataagaacagaaactgaatcatatatataaatagttcACTTGTTAAGAGATCAAAATAATAGATAATAAATAGAGTTAACTAAGTTCAAAGTCACTAGTGGCCAAAACATTCATTAAAACACATTATATTTGCAATCTTAAATGAGAACACATCTATTCAACATAATAAAACGTGTGATGAAATGTTATGTTCTAATTAccactaacaaaaaaatattatctattcattgttgtttaaaataaaatgttatgtggGTAACTTTAAAATGATATCGTTTTATTCTATGGTTTCTTAATAGACTAACATGTTATGTTAATGATTAAAATAGATATCATTCAgatgttttaatttgtaataGAAGGATGTATTCTCACTCAAAATTTTTGTGTGTTcgttctaaaaaaataaacgaaaatatattcaaaaagcTAAACCAAATATTgcaaaattaaccaaaatatatgcaaaaagaaaaatatattatttagtagAATCGTGG includes:
- the BGLU31 gene encoding beta glucosidase 31, which translates into the protein MAIKLIALVITLCVASWDVAQGRSLRFSTTPLNRYSFPPHFDFGVASSAYQYEGAVEEGGRSLSIWDNFTHAFPERTNMDNGDVAVDFYHRYKEDIKLIKEMNMDSFRFSLSWSRILPSGKLSDGVNKEGVQFYKNLIDELIENGIKPFVTIYHWDIPQALDDEYGSFLSPRIIDDFRNYARFCFQEFGDKVSMWTTFNEPYVYSVSGYDAGNKAMGRCSKWVNSLCIAGDSGTEPYLVSHHLLLAHAAAVEEFRKCDKISQDSKIGIVLSPYWFEPYDSASNADKEAVERALAFNIGWHLSPLVFGDYPETIKISAGNRLPSFTKEQSMMVKNSFDFIGVNYYTARFVAHDLNVDISRPRFMTDQHLQYKLTNRTGDTISLESDGTKILWSYPEGLRKILNYIKNKYNNPTIYITENGFDDYENGTVTREEILEDTKRIEYHQKHLQELQKAIT
- the BGLU31 gene encoding beta glucosidase 31 (beta glucosidase 31 (BGLU31); FUNCTIONS IN: cation binding, hydrolase activity, hydrolyzing O-glycosyl compounds, catalytic activity; INVOLVED IN: response to other organism; LOCATED IN: endomembrane system; EXPRESSED IN: stem, sepal; EXPRESSED DURING: 4 anthesis; CONTAINS InterPro DOMAIN/s: Glycoside hydrolase, family 1 (InterPro:IPR001360), Glycoside hydrolase, family 1, active site (InterPro:IPR018120), Glycoside hydrolase, catalytic core (InterPro:IPR017853), Glycoside hydrolase, subgroup, catalytic core (InterPro:IPR013781); BEST Arabidopsis thaliana protein match is: beta glucosidase 32 (TAIR:AT5G24550.1); Has 1807 Blast hits to 1807 proteins in 277 species: Archae - 0; Bacteria - 0; Metazoa - 736; Fungi - 347; Plants - 385; Viruses - 0; Other Eukaryotes - 339 (source: NCBI BLink).); translated protein: MAIKLIALVITLCVASWDVAQGRSLRFSTTPLNRYSFPPHFDFGVASSAYQYEGAVEEGGRSLSIWDNFTHAFPERTNMDNGDVAVDFYHRYKEDIKLIKEMNMDSFRFSLSWSRILPSGKLSDGVNKEGVQFYKNLIDELIENGIKPFVTIYHWDIPQALDDEYGSFLSPRIIDDFRNYARFCFQEFGDKVSMWTTFNEPYVYSVSGYDAGNKAMGRCSKWVNSLCIAGDSGTEPYLVSHHLLLAHAAAVEEFRKCDKISQDSKIGIVLSPYWFEPYDSASNADKEAVERALAFNIGWHLSPLVFGDYPETIKISAGNRLPSFTKEQSMMVKNSFDFIGVNYYTARFVAHDLNVDISRPRFMTDQHLQYKLTNRTGDTISLESDGTKILWSYPEGLRKILNYIKNKYNNPTIYITENGFDDYENGTVTREEILEDTKRIEYHQKHLQELQKAITEDGCDVKGYFTWSLLDNFEWEHGYAVRFGLYYVDYKNGLQRHAKHSAMWFKHFLERSGKPMPMDLFKSVKRWWSTLQMI